Proteins from a genomic interval of Paucidesulfovibrio gracilis DSM 16080:
- a CDS encoding RHS repeat-associated core domain-containing protein, translating to GGLHDRDLGFVRFGWRDYDTFTGRWTAPDPIGDKGGDPDWYGYCLDDPVNGVDPLGLAAGDWWDVPANIGKATHGARR from the coding sequence CGGGCGGCCTGCACGACCGGGATCTGGGCTTTGTCCGCTTCGGCTGGCGTGATTACGACACCTTCACCGGCCGCTGGACCGCGCCCGACCCCATCGGGGACAAGGGCGGCGATCCGGATTGGTATGGGTACTGCCTTGATGATCCGGTCAACGGGGTGGACCCGCTGGGGTTGGCGGCTGGAGATTGGTGGGATGTCCCTGCAAACATTGGAAAGGCCACCCATGGGGC